GGGTGTTTGTTCGTGCTCAGGTTCGAGTGCATCCCGGTGCTCCTCTGTGGAAGATGGTGTTCTTACGCTGCCGTCACTTGACAGCGGAGTCAGGCCATTTTCTCGCTCGTGAATCAAGTCACTGTTCGCAAATCCGATGCCGGAGTCTTCCAGTTTTTGCACTAACTCGTTTATTTGCTGATGCCGCGGCATGTTGCTGGTCTGATGTGGATGCTCGACTCCGTTGTGCTCTGATTTTAGATCGTTTCCACCGACAAAATCACCAGCTTCCTCCCGATGTCTGTCGTAACCACGGCGACCACCGGCGATACCACTTTCCAACAGGTGGTGTCTCAACTCCATTTTTGAAGCATCAGAATCACTATCGGTGCTCTGTTCTACCTTGCTCTGCCTCATAAGATTCGTCCTTTGTTGAAGACTTCGGGCAAACGAACTCTCCATGACAAAGGGCATACCATCTGCGGAACCGCCTACTTCTAAGGGATGGTCACCATTTTCCTGTAAGGTATCATTCTTGCTGTTGTCCGCATCGATGTTACTTAGCCAGGTGTCTGATTCGTCATGCATGTCTTTGCTGGAATCTTCTGTCTCACCTGACACATGCCAACTGTCGCCATTTTGATGACTATGATCGACACCTTGTTTATCTTGTACTTGGGTGTGCTCGTCACTGCCTATCTGAACAGGTAGGCTGTCATTGCTGTGATGTGGTGAGGTTTGGCCAGGAGGAGACTGGTGGATTAGGGAGTCACCTATTTGAGTCGTTGTTTCAGAAAGATCATTTGGCACTGGGTCATCATTTATGACAGAAGTTTCTGAATCTACTTTCTTGGCCAGTTCCACGTGACCTGTGTCACTAGATAGGACACtgtcgttgttgttgtgtaCTTCTTTCGGTATAACGTCTTTTTCCGTAACCGGAGAGTCCCGCAAATCACCATTTTGATGGCTGTGGCTCAATTCTGTGCGTTTCGTGGGGAATGCGTTTGGTTTAACGGCATCTTTTGAACCGTCAGCGTCTTTATCCTTCTGTTGACTCGTATGTAAAGGCTTTGTTTTTGTGAGCTGATCTCTCTTCTTCAGGTCCCTCATCCACGGCCGCTCACCGTCCATGGCTTGTCGTTTTCGTTTATCAATCGGGAAGTGGTTTTCCTCAAACATCTTGCTTATCTTCGCAACTTTTCCTTTACCTTTATTTGGATTATTCCAAGCACGAGAACTCAGATCAAGGACTTCCTGTTTCTCCGGAGCGCGATGTGACCGGGCCGTGTTGTCCAGGGACTGAAACCCGTCCACAATCGTGGCGACTTCCTTGTCCTCTGCACACCCGTCCAAGGCCTGTTCGATATCGTCCATCGAGTACGCCATTTTGCTGATAGTCATCCGCATAAGCTCTTGTTGGTTTGATGGTAACAGCAGTAGGAAGATGGCCCTTAATTCATACCTGCAGAAACAAAATTCAATGAGTATTATTTTCATAATGATTGTCAGGGTGACAACTATGAAGGTGGGAGCCCGCCATACACGCGTAGAATATAAAAAATCGGTGTAAGTGATTATATAACTATTTCAATCGTTGACGGTCCTAATATACTACGTCTTCCCACACATTTTGATGCATATTTATATGTATACTTTATGCTGTAAATCACTGATGTTCAAAGCCACACGAGAACTTCGTTTGACGTTTATGCCGAAACAACGACAGTGGATTGTGCTGCGTATACTGACAGCGCAGTGCAGCTTGACAGGATGGTTATAGATGAAGTCCCGTGTGGGATTTCCTGTCTACGTCTGAATCTAAGGTATACACGAGCACATGCAATCAGATAGCCAGGTAATTGCAGACTCTCGTGTGCAATCTTGGCAGTTTGAGGCACCATTTAACTATGCGCCGAGAATAGGATAGACACATTATCCGTTTTTACTCATCAAAGATTCTGTTGCTCCCTTGACAAGCTTCAAGCATTGTTTATACTTCATAGAGGATCCTTGCCTATTAGAAAGTCAGCGTATTGTTCGCTGTAATTTGCAGTGCACAGAAACCTGATAGCGACATTTGGGAAATATCCCCATTGAATAGAACGAAAAAGCAGCTGCGTCATTGTCTGCAAATGCATCACAAAGTAAAAGTATTAACAGTAAACATTATCAGTAAACTGTGTGCACAACCTATAATGCCCTCCGTCCCCGGAGACGACACGATCCAATGTTTTCCTATACGTTTATTCTGCCGGCTAAACCGCTATATATAATCTCGGAAGCCATCGTATTTTACAAGGGTAAACAAGTAATGAAAGGGCTATGCCTTAAAAAGGTACCTTGATTAAAGTTTAACCCACTTATACATGTTATTAAAGAGGCATTGTGTCGAATAAACATGACCCTGGTGCATACATGTGCACTGACGAATGGCTAGCTACATGAACGAAGGACATTATGAGCAACAGTAACATTTCTCAAATATTTCTTCCGATTGGATTTGTTAGATGTGCCCCAAACCCTGCATGTTCCAGTTTTGTTTGTGGTCAACGTTTGGCCACAAAAGGAATTTAACCAGAGGCAAAAGTTCAACGTTTCACCATCTGGCGAACTTAAAACTTACATgtaattgcattattttgtcTTAATTTTACACCATGTCAATGCGGTGGGTTCGTAGGAGCTGAGGCACTTTAAAACTACCTTATATATACCTTATAGTATATACGaagagacccccccccccgctaTCCATCACAGTGAACATTCGTAGGCTGCAATAAATACATGACGCAATGTTTCTGACACCCCAAACTTTACACTAACTCTACACTACTTTAACTTGACCCCCACCCCACTTCTCTGTATTTACCAGGCCTGGATATGGATTTGCTATGTTCGACTTGTGCAGGCTATACAGTGACCATCGTAAAGCTAACGATGACAACACAGATGACAGCTACTATCCACCGCTGTTTATAGCGGCTCGCAAACACACTATGCCCGCGATAACCTCAAACAAATTCGCTGAAATTATAACAACTAAGCATAGCGGCCACTCTTAAAGGCACACGGTAAACTGCAGTTACCACCTCTagataaggaccacctggccggTGATAACCTTTTTGGAGATGTTTTTCCTATCCTGAACAAAAGCATGAAGAGtactgtctatagtgaccacacTATCCACATAGACCTGATTTTATCACCAGAGTGGTGGTCTTCTTGTGCAGTTTTGTCTGTATAAGTAGACCACCACCTGTTACCTTATTCCTTACAACTCCCCCTGCTCGTCAGTATGTTCAACACCGCCGCTAAGACTGTAACTATATTCGGTAACTGGTACATGGAACAGTTATCCTGTGTTGATGGGTAAATATTTGCGTTTCGCAGTGCCCTGACATCATGGCGTCACATGAACGTCCATTCCGGATGGCATCTAACAAGTGTTCGCACTTTAATGAGCAAGCACTCGACGTCTCACATAAAAGGTGAAGCTTTATGGCTTCAACCTTTGCTATGTGAGAAGCAAATTCCTGTGAAGAGTTCACTGACCCGGTAAATACGATATGAATAGTTTACAGTTGAACACTGTACATAGCGCTGGTTTCATCGATGTCAAGTTGATCATGAGGGTTCGCGAGTACAGTCGACTGTTTTGATCCATGACGTAACGTTTGGAGCTGGTGTTATAATTACATGATGTTAAATGTCCCGTCTAATAGGCTGCATCTGTTGCATACTAAACATTACCAGCTTGACACCATTACGTCGTGAATCATGGGTCTGGAAAGGAATGACGCTAATTACGACTATAAATATGTCTGTCGTAAAAACTGAAGTGCGTCTGATTCGCTGACAGAAACGCTGCTCTGAAATTTCCTGAGAgcatgtgtgaatgtgtgtgtgtgtgtgtgtgtgtgtgtgtgtgtgtgtgtgtgtgtgtgtgtgtgtgtgcttgaaATTGAGAGCTAGTGTGGGAAACAATTAATATGACGTGTAACGCCATGACACTGTGGTGTATACAGACCACATCTAGTACAGTAACTGCACATGCCTCATATCGTAAAACCACTCTTCCGTGTTTACAAAGCTGGACACATCGTCTACGTGTGAATTTTCACATCGCAAAAACCAAACATGTCATCGTCATCATGGTGAACTCCGGTGTGCGTGGCAAACGTCCATTAAGAAGAAAAACATGCTTATGATAGCATTGAGTGAGTATACGATTTCATGCCTGTCACAAATGTATTATCTACTGTGAAATCTATCAGAACGACATTTAACGCTGTGCTCTTGACAATCAAATGTGCCATTGGTTTCGTGATAATTTTGGTTCGATATTGTACTACTACCTATATAGGACATCTGGAGGGATAATTTGCAAGTAATAGGTTTTGCATTATATGAGTGACTCTTATTAGTGACCTTGATATAATCATccggtgtattttgccagccagtaggtacccaaattatgagtaatgaggctgtataacgtggtcgaggcacctcctatAGGagacccccaaccaaggacgaccggattgctgtagcctcacgaagctttccccGAAATCGGAATGGACGTAAAATTGGGGTTGGGGGGAGGATCGGGGGTGGGGGGCGGTGGTAGCCATCTTACATTATGTATCTTACGAAGTTCTTACGTAAACTAAGATATACAATCATCCGTCCAAAGATAATATCCAAACATGCGTGTGCGTTCGTACTCAAGTACTTGACGAAAGAAGAAATAATACATTAAGCCACAAACACCACTGACAAACAAAAACCTACCTACCGAAGGCATGCCGTACGCTAAACGTTCCACTCGGACGTAGCAACACAAAAACGTCGCCTCCAATTAATAGGTTATCAATAACTCTGATGGATTTATAAAGGCCTACCTTTTGGCCGGCTTTCTCTCCTGAGAATAAAGCGGCTTTTGTGGTACATACCTCCCGCCTGTGTGCCCTGATATTGGGTCAGTGCGAGGGTATGGGTCCGCGTTAATTGGAAAAATTATCCGAGAGGAACGAGGCCATATGTTTTCACATAAACGAACAAAGATGCGTCATAAAACCGACAGGTCGTGGCTTTATAGCTGTCAGAAATCAGGAGAAATGCCACTATAAGTGCTCTTTGTGTGCGTTTGCAATTTATCATACTGTTTTTATACTGGCTTTGTGTACAATACAGGTTACTACAATGATATTACCTACTGTGTGTTTATGGAATGGATTTTAGTTCAGCTGTGCGCCTAAAAGAGAAATTGGCAATAATGCACTAAGGACAAGAATTTGATTACTTACAACAGCATTACCTAATGGACTCAATACTGAACGTCGCAATGATGGTTGCTGGATGGAAACTGGATGATTGTGCGCAGAAATTAAAATGAAGATGGTGGGGAATGTCCCGTTATATTACTGGAAATGCGTTCAATTTTTACTTGTAAAATTGATCGGAAGTAAATCATAATCACCCACCGCAAAATGACCTCCGATCAATAGGCTGATACTGAAGACAAAATAGACCATTTGCTAATTCAGAACGTTTTGACATTTGGTTCAGCTATTTTGATCAGTAACGTTACGTTTTAATGGCCTATGACTGATCACTGACACCCACGTTCAGGTATCCCTTGTCCGAGCTGTTGTACTTACATACATAAAGCTACCCCTTCCGCTCACCGAGTATCACACCTGTCAAGGTGTGTAAAAGGGAACCCAGGACGTGTAACAGGCGATTTGACGGCACAGTCATCGGTGGGGTTAAACATGGCTCCCAAAAATGGTGTGCTGTCACGGGATCGCCACAACATTGGTGTTACTTTGGACACAATGTTAGTTTGTTGGCCACCAGAAGTATTCACAACTTTAGATTCTAGCTCtagaaaatatatattaaaGAGACGAGCCCTGCCATTGCTGTGGGATACATTTTGATGAATCTCTCCCAACCTTTAAGTGTCACGGTACAGGTGTACAGCTGCAGGTGTGGCCGTCAAACGGAAACGTGCAAGAATTTTACCGTCGGTAGCAAAATAGAAGGCTGGCATGTTTCCAATTTTATGACACATGGGGCGTGTTCGTTTCACGGGAGGGTAGAACATGTCTAAAGACCGCCTTCTCCATCTCTCACGTACTTGTACCTCGTTATTTTGGACTCACGAAACGTTTCATGCCAAAATGCCTTCCGTGGGTTTAAAATAACATGCCTTATTGCTTAAAGGGCGAAGAGATGGAATAGATCGTTTGGAATGGATGGTCGTGTTTTACGTGCATGGTATTGTGCAATTTACCCAACAACAGATAAAGACTAAGTGGGGGTGACAAGTAGGGAAATGTGctagacccccctcccccttccccctGGATGGGGGTCGTCGAAAGACCGAGTGCTACCGAAATTGCATTTCTATAACACATGACAATTGGAATATGACCCATAATGTAAAAGCATgcattgaaaaacaacaaaacacaaagattACAAAATACACACCTTTGTCACTGTCCGCCATAGTGGAGAGGGGGTATTAGAAAGACAACGTTTATGTAAAATAGTGGGTCAATAATTCGTTATCTGCATGTACTAATgactcgtgtgtgtcacatatcATATCAAACAACAAACCATTAACCaacctgttttgtttgtaatcTGATTGTTTCCAGGTCAGCCACTTAAGAAATAAGTGTTTGCTACCCAAGGATCTAAACGGATTACGAAACAAAAGATGTAGATATAACAGGCAGCTTGTATCGACTATACGATATGATTCGTGTCTAACATACAGACGTACACAGAGTAAagggggttcacacgtgcgtaaaTATTCAAGTCCGTGTGAGGCCCGTACTGCTctcagcctctaccaggccccacaggtcgcggggaaaatactagtagaaattggacaaatgcataacatgccagaggagttagctgtccgaggagcATGGTTTGCGATCCAGCttactcgtctgacatgttatctgtctacgtttgtccaatttctattacttTTCctgcaacctgtggagcctggtacagGCTGCGGACCTCATAAGGACTTGTAcggaatatatacgcacgtgtgaaccccctATAGAGAGGGAAAAATGAGCATTCAAACGTTGATGTTGGTTAGACAGTCGCCTGATTGTGGAGACCATGATAAAATAAGATTACCAGCAGATAGCGTTACAAGTTACAACCTACAAAGAAACAATCATAAGAGGGAGATAAAATACACCAGGTTTACTCCTTGAGGCAGAAGATGAAGAAACTGGCCGAGTCGAGatttttatgaagaaaaattgtAGATGACCTATGCTCTGGTAAGACGTGAATAGGTTTTAAAGCCAGATAAAGAGGCCGGTATTTCTTTGGTCTTTTGTTATATCAACAGTATTGGATGTGGCATGAATTTATAGGCTACTTAACGTTAGATGAACACAGCATGTAATGGCGGTCTATCTAGTCACATATCTTGTGTAGCAGATAGTGATATTGGTTAGAAAATTGTAAGACATTTACTGAAAGGATTTTCCTTCAGCTAAATCTGACTTAGATATAGCATGACAATACATGAAGGTGGTATATAAACTGTAGCCGTGCGGTTTACAGTACTGAATACATGCGGTTCACGCCTGAATGGTTTAATGTCCCATGACAGCCAGTCCGGAGGGGATCTCTGCCGACGGTCTTTGGAGTGATATAAATTAAAAGAGGACTTTACGTGCCCTGACGCGCATTGTGTGGTATAAAAGGGTCTCGCGTGAGTGACTTATGGCCATGTTGCGTGAAGGTGACACCGACGACGTACGGGCGCACTAACACAGCCGTGACGTCACTGTGGAGGTCACAACACAGCAAGCTCAACCAGAACATTTGTCACATACGGCTTTATAAATCCATTTGTACATACATAGCCACACAGCGTCGATGCGTGAACGCTGTTAACATGTTACGGCGagttacaatgtatttctattGTAGTTCATAGAATAAGCCATTCATGTGTAGAAATTATAATATGGACATTATCTTCTTTTTCCCTTGTGATGTTTCTTCAATTGGCGACATTCAAGATTGTAATCTGACCCCTCTGAATATCATAAGcttatctacaagcagatgttgtgggGAGTGATGTGTTTTATTCTCTAAATGCTTCAGTCAATGAAGTAGATACACGTAACATATGTAGAAGAAATCGTAAAACGAGAAGTTTTAACGATACAACATCCGCTTAGTATTGGGAGGTTTTGAGATATGTGTGGGATCAAGTGCGTCAGAAGCTCTCTCATTTCAAGGCCGAAGATATAGTTTCCCTCTCTTACAACCATTCATTCACATCAGCGTGAGAACATATCTCACACCTGTACTCACAAATCCCACGTGCCAGTGCGTACCCACCGTCTCAAAACTCGTACATCTCGAGTGAGGATTACAGAGATTACTCTATAAACACAGGCCAATTAGTTTATCCAAAGGTTCACATTGCGTCGGGTTAGTAGAGGATAATCTGGATAATCATCGGTTAAAGTCAGACTTGAAGCTCGTTTTAGGGGAAATGTTTGAATCATCGGATATCGGCTGCATATTCTAGACGTATCATCTTACAGTTCATTATAAACGATATATTGCATAACATAACACGTCAATTCACCGCCACTTTATCCCTGTAGTCAGTAGTGTGATAAAAGAGAATTCTTTAACGTATGTGACGATTTTAGAATTGCACTCTTTTATAATTGCATCGTAAATTCAGCCTATGGTTCATTGTACCTGAGTGTGCTACAGGATAGGCTGTGCGTGGATCTTAACATCCTGTAATAAAACACGAAGGAAATCTAGAATAAAAGATAATCATGGATAGAAACCCACAGGAAACACGCGTCACGTCATATTTGTACCTCGTATCTACAAGGATCTCGTCAGGGTCACGgggtaaatatacatgtacattacatgcGTGTGTAATGTAGCGGAAAACCACAAA
The window above is part of the Branchiostoma floridae strain S238N-H82 chromosome 14, Bfl_VNyyK, whole genome shotgun sequence genome. Proteins encoded here:
- the LOC118430525 gene encoding uncharacterized protein LOC118430525 — protein: MRMTISKMAYSMDDIEQALDGCAEDKEVATIVDGFQSLDNTARSHRAPEKQEVLDLSSRAWNNPNKGKGKVAKISKMFEENHFPIDKRKRQAMDGERPWMRDLKKRDQLTKTKPLHTSQQKDKDADGSKDAVKPNAFPTKRTELSHSHQNGDLRDSPVTEKDVIPKEVHNNNDSVLSSDTGHVELAKKVDSETSVINDDPVPNDLSETTTQIGDSLIHQSPPGQTSPHHSNDSLPVQIGSDEHTQVQDKQGVDHSHQNGDSWHVSGETEDSSKDMHDESDTWLSNIDADNSKNDTLQENGDHPLEVGGSADGMPFVMESSFARSLQQRTNLMRQSKVEQSTDSDSDASKMELRHHLLESGIAGGRRGYDRHREEAGDFVGGNDLKSEHNGVEHPHQTSNMPRHQQINELVQKLEDSGIGFANSDLIHERENGLTPLSSDGSVRTPSSTEEHRDALEPEHEQTPRLHTILHHRDHDHDEHHDVRPKGRHVKFEDDRRRAVNGLPNGRTDSTKRARDQWTQDQAIVKCSYLSNELVRMSELLDTMDPQELKSALKRRLKRKDAKLIMAMSLLLPRHRHPPASQLHCVRCHKNYNPRFDSERCALSHPNNCVVKKKEHSTSTTFKCRACSTEFRLNKMTFYQEGVNSYMTGLCFSGKHTTNSKDVVYQCHGGPAKTCEDNGCVLYYV